From the Sphingomonas phyllosphaerae 5.2 genome, one window contains:
- a CDS encoding NAD-glutamate dehydrogenase: MAEKSLQILSAALAARLTYRALPGELAGFGEEKQAEAAAFLAQTAAVRPAGTPALALEQLPGDGARRRMRLAIVNDDMPFLVDSVAAAIGDRDIAVDRVIHPVVRVTRDAEGRLTGIEDPDGRPESMIYVELERVDARDRRALTDEIERLLADVRVAVRDWRAMQGTLAADAGVIDDVGGDPEGAALLRWFLDRHFTLLGHERWHADGHADTIAPRGIIANEHEVPILADRSRRLAIDYFGAGNAAPLLLKSSLISPVHRRVPLDLLVVPIHTGGRVTGLSIHAGLWTSAALNAPPRSVPVLRQRLAASEAKFGFDPAGHTGKALTHAIATLPHDLMIAVDAASMEELALTAMSLADRPRPKLVLVPSPLGRHLYAFVWLPRDELTTARRVAIGEMLAEAANGQVLNWSTSVEDGRVALLRYTVDLRSSGVLPDALTLDAELEKMVRGWAPSIEAALADEVGPARAARLALRHAAAFPPRYRTGATADEAARDIVSIANLVDDADREVRFTASGDGILHLKVYRQGGPLALSDAVPALEHFGFRVIEEMPTALTDEERSSIHDFTLETKADIPAVLAAADTLQEALAQVLEGHAEDDGFNRLMLEAGLSPSAVVLFRAWYRYLRQAGMSYGPANVVDTLTRVRDVTHALVARFTAIHDPAATGGAEAAQAVIDAGLDAVTGIDDDRILRAFRAVIDATLRTNAFTEAANEALAFKLDSALIPGLPAPLPWREVWVYSPRVEGIHLRAGPVARGGLRWSDRRDDFRTEILGLMKAQRVKNAVIVPTGAKGGFYAKQLPAPSNRDAWLAEGTEAYRIFIRTLLSITDNIVGTSVVHPEGVTILDGEDPYFVVAADKGTATFSDVANRLALDRDFWLGDAFASGGSQGYDHKAMGITAKGAWVSVQRHFAERGLDVQSESIRVVGCGDMSGDVFGNGLLLSKAVKLVAAFDHRHIFLDPDPDPAKSWDERARMFALPRSSWADYDTSVISTGGGVFPRDTKSIPLTPQVQAALGIVADRLEPTALISAILKSPADLIWFGGIGTYVKAAAENNATVGDPANDRLRVDAEELRAIAIGEGANLGVTQAARIAFAARGGRINTDFIDNSAGVDCSDNEVNIKIALNREMIEGRLSFEDRNTLLGSMTDDVAHLVLEDNRLQTLGLSIAEGGGAQALPSYVRLIEVFEEAGRLDRQVEGLAGNTDLLRRTGEGRGLTRPELAVLLATAKLSLQDAIEHSPLGDDTALLPDLHAAFPRAMQERFATAIDAHRLRGEIIATKLANRIINRIGILHPFELAEEEGATLSDIAAMFVVVERQFDLAALWHAIETTAMPESGRLALFDEVAVAVRSQIADLLRATAPGTMPSTVLARLSGGIDRLEAATPELLLDETRAHSRRIADTLEAAGAPHDLAIRVVRLFELDGAVGLADLGERAKIDETQLARAFTRLGEGLGLDWAQGTATRISPSDPWERLLIAGLARDFQQLRLDFLGRGGGGDPVTLVDEWLARNAARVGQFRAVIDRARNAQAPNAAMLAQIAGQARVLLGR, encoded by the coding sequence ATGGCCGAAAAGTCTCTTCAGATACTGTCTGCGGCGCTGGCGGCGCGGCTCACCTATCGCGCGCTGCCCGGCGAGCTCGCCGGGTTCGGCGAGGAGAAGCAGGCGGAGGCTGCGGCCTTCCTGGCGCAAACCGCAGCGGTGCGCCCCGCCGGCACCCCGGCACTCGCGCTGGAACAGCTTCCCGGCGATGGCGCACGGCGGCGGATGCGGCTCGCGATCGTCAACGATGACATGCCCTTCCTGGTCGATTCGGTCGCCGCGGCGATCGGCGACCGTGACATCGCGGTCGATCGCGTCATCCACCCCGTCGTCCGCGTCACGCGCGATGCCGAGGGCCGGCTGACCGGGATCGAGGATCCCGACGGCCGCCCCGAATCGATGATCTACGTCGAGCTGGAGCGGGTCGATGCGCGCGATCGCCGCGCGCTGACCGACGAGATCGAGCGGCTGCTCGCCGACGTCCGCGTCGCGGTACGCGATTGGCGCGCGATGCAGGGCACGCTCGCGGCCGATGCCGGGGTGATCGACGATGTCGGCGGCGATCCCGAGGGTGCGGCGCTGCTGCGCTGGTTCCTCGACCGCCACTTCACGCTGCTCGGGCACGAGCGCTGGCACGCCGATGGCCATGCCGACACCATTGCCCCGCGCGGCATCATCGCCAACGAGCATGAGGTGCCGATCCTCGCCGACCGGTCGCGGCGGCTGGCGATCGACTATTTCGGCGCCGGCAACGCCGCGCCGCTGCTGCTCAAGTCCAGCCTGATCTCGCCGGTTCATCGCCGCGTCCCGCTGGACCTGCTGGTGGTGCCGATCCACACCGGCGGACGTGTCACCGGCCTGTCGATCCACGCCGGGCTGTGGACCTCGGCGGCGCTCAACGCACCGCCGCGCAGCGTGCCGGTGCTCCGCCAGCGCCTGGCCGCCAGCGAGGCGAAGTTCGGCTTCGATCCCGCCGGTCACACCGGCAAGGCGCTGACGCATGCCATCGCCACGCTGCCGCACGATCTGATGATCGCGGTCGATGCCGCGTCGATGGAGGAACTGGCGCTCACCGCGATGAGCCTCGCGGATCGTCCGCGGCCCAAGCTGGTGCTGGTCCCCTCCCCGCTCGGTCGTCATCTCTATGCGTTCGTCTGGCTGCCGCGCGACGAGTTGACCACCGCGCGCCGCGTCGCGATCGGCGAGATGCTGGCCGAGGCCGCGAATGGTCAGGTGCTCAACTGGTCGACCAGCGTCGAGGACGGCCGTGTCGCGTTGCTGCGCTACACCGTCGACCTGCGCAGTTCGGGCGTGCTGCCCGACGCGCTGACGCTGGATGCCGAGCTGGAGAAGATGGTCCGCGGCTGGGCGCCGTCGATCGAGGCCGCGCTCGCGGACGAGGTCGGGCCGGCGCGTGCCGCGCGCCTCGCGCTGCGTCACGCCGCCGCCTTCCCGCCGCGTTATCGCACCGGCGCGACCGCCGACGAAGCGGCGCGCGACATCGTCTCGATCGCCAACCTGGTCGACGATGCCGACCGCGAGGTGCGCTTCACCGCCAGCGGCGACGGCATCCTCCACCTCAAGGTCTATCGCCAGGGTGGACCGCTGGCGTTGTCGGACGCGGTTCCGGCGCTGGAGCATTTCGGCTTCCGCGTGATCGAGGAGATGCCGACCGCGCTGACCGACGAGGAACGCAGCTCGATCCACGACTTCACGCTGGAGACCAAGGCAGACATTCCCGCGGTCCTCGCGGCGGCCGACACGCTCCAGGAAGCGCTCGCACAGGTGCTCGAGGGCCACGCCGAGGACGACGGCTTCAACCGCCTGATGCTGGAGGCCGGGCTGTCGCCATCGGCGGTGGTCCTCTTCCGCGCCTGGTATCGCTACTTGCGGCAGGCCGGCATGAGCTACGGCCCCGCCAACGTCGTCGATACGCTCACCCGCGTGCGCGACGTGACGCATGCGCTGGTGGCGCGCTTCACCGCGATCCACGATCCTGCGGCGACCGGCGGTGCCGAGGCGGCGCAGGCGGTGATCGACGCCGGGCTCGATGCGGTGACCGGGATCGACGACGACCGTATCCTGCGCGCCTTCCGCGCCGTGATCGACGCGACGTTGCGCACGAATGCCTTTACCGAGGCCGCGAACGAGGCGCTCGCCTTCAAGCTCGACAGCGCGTTGATCCCCGGCCTTCCCGCCCCGCTGCCGTGGCGCGAGGTGTGGGTCTATTCCCCGCGTGTCGAGGGCATCCACCTGCGCGCCGGCCCGGTCGCACGCGGCGGGCTGCGCTGGTCCGATCGCCGCGACGATTTCCGCACCGAGATCCTCGGGCTGATGAAGGCGCAGCGCGTCAAGAACGCCGTCATCGTGCCGACCGGCGCGAAGGGCGGTTTCTACGCCAAGCAACTCCCCGCTCCGTCGAACCGCGACGCGTGGCTGGCGGAAGGCACCGAGGCGTATCGCATCTTCATCCGCACGTTGCTGTCGATCACCGACAACATCGTCGGCACCTCGGTCGTCCATCCCGAGGGCGTGACGATCCTCGACGGCGAGGATCCCTATTTCGTGGTCGCCGCCGACAAGGGCACCGCGACGTTCAGCGACGTCGCGAATCGGCTCGCGCTCGATCGTGACTTCTGGCTGGGCGATGCGTTCGCCAGCGGCGGGTCGCAGGGCTACGACCACAAGGCGATGGGGATCACCGCCAAGGGGGCGTGGGTCTCGGTCCAGCGCCACTTCGCCGAACGCGGGCTGGACGTGCAGTCGGAATCGATCCGCGTCGTCGGCTGCGGCGACATGTCGGGCGACGTGTTCGGCAACGGCCTGCTACTGTCGAAGGCGGTCAAGCTGGTCGCGGCGTTCGACCACCGCCACATCTTCCTCGATCCCGATCCCGATCCCGCGAAAAGCTGGGACGAACGCGCACGGATGTTCGCCCTGCCGCGCTCCAGTTGGGCCGATTACGACACCAGCGTGATTTCGACGGGCGGCGGCGTGTTCCCACGCGACACCAAATCGATCCCGCTCACCCCGCAGGTGCAGGCCGCGCTCGGCATCGTCGCCGACCGGCTGGAGCCGACCGCGCTGATCTCGGCGATCCTGAAGAGCCCGGCCGACCTGATTTGGTTCGGTGGTATCGGCACTTACGTGAAAGCCGCGGCCGAGAACAACGCCACGGTCGGCGATCCCGCCAACGACCGCCTCCGCGTGGATGCCGAGGAACTGCGCGCCATCGCGATCGGCGAAGGCGCGAACCTCGGCGTCACCCAGGCCGCCCGCATCGCGTTCGCCGCGCGCGGCGGGCGGATCAATACTGATTTCATTGATAATTCCGCGGGCGTCGACTGCTCGGACAACGAGGTCAACATCAAGATCGCGCTCAACCGCGAGATGATCGAGGGCCGCCTGTCGTTCGAGGACCGCAACACGCTGCTCGGCAGCATGACCGACGACGTCGCGCACCTCGTGCTGGAGGACAACCGCCTCCAGACGCTCGGACTTTCGATCGCCGAGGGCGGCGGCGCGCAGGCGCTGCCCAGCTACGTCCGCCTGATCGAGGTGTTCGAGGAAGCCGGGCGGCTCGACCGGCAGGTCGAGGGACTGGCCGGTAACACCGATCTGCTGCGCCGCACCGGCGAGGGCCGCGGGCTGACCCGTCCCGAACTCGCGGTGCTGCTCGCCACGGCCAAGCTGTCGCTGCAGGACGCGATCGAGCATTCGCCGCTCGGCGACGATACGGCCTTGCTCCCCGACCTCCACGCCGCTTTCCCGCGCGCGATGCAGGAGCGGTTCGCCACCGCGATCGACGCGCACCGCCTGCGTGGCGAGATCATCGCGACCAAGCTTGCCAACCGCATCATCAACCGCATCGGCATCCTCCACCCGTTCGAGCTCGCCGAGGAGGAAGGCGCGACATTGTCGGACATCGCGGCGATGTTCGTCGTCGTCGAACGCCAGTTCGATCTTGCCGCCTTGTGGCACGCCATCGAGACCACCGCGATGCCGGAGAGCGGACGGCTTGCGCTTTTCGACGAGGTCGCGGTCGCGGTACGCTCGCAGATCGCCGACCTGTTGCGCGCCACCGCACCTGGAACAATGCCTTCGACCGTGCTCGCGCGCCTGTCGGGCGGGATCGATCGGCTTGAGGCAGCGACTCCCGAGCTACTGCTCGACGAGACCCGTGCTCATTCGCGCCGCATCGCCGACACGCTCGAAGCCGCCGGCGCCCCGCACGACCTCGCGATCCGCGTCGTACGCCTGTTCGAGCTGGATGGCGCCGTCGGTCTCGCCGACCTCGGGGAGCGCGCGAAGATCGACGAGACGCAATTGGCACGCGCCTTCACCCGGCTCGGCGAAGGCCTCGGCCTCGACTGGGCGCAGGGGACCGCGACGCGCATCAGCCCCAGCGATCCGTGGGAACGGCTGCTGATCGCCGGCCTAGCCCGCGATTTCCAACAGCTCCGTCTCGACTTCCTGGGCCGCGGCGGCGGCGGCGATCCCGTCACGCTCGTCGACGAATGGCTCGCGCGCAATGCGGCACGTGTCGGGCAGTTCCGCGCAGTCATCGATCGTGCGCGCAACGCGCAGGCGCCCAACGCCGCGATGCTGGCGCAGATCGCCGGCCAAGCGCGCGTGCTGCTCGGCCGCTGA
- a CDS encoding serine hydrolase domain-containing protein — translation MKREWLRRDLLKTVPALAFSTTSMGLRAAVPADPIAPLLASFLNDAKADGISVAIVRDGVTQYHDAGFAVRDGALASRDSVYEIGSITKTFTGLILAHAIQEKRVGLNDDIRRYLPSSFDNLAKDGRPITFADIVTTTSALPNNIPDWGGGLGNSTPAELPLRVTQFYQNYTPSDFLRDLAKVELIDTPARETRHSNTASELLGILLSRIYGQPYPTLVARYIEKPLGMRGGTGPIPPTRLAIGYDEKAMPALSLPIILPAGGLRYGTADMARYLQAQIAARDAAVARTQQPLWGTTDHQAIGFHWIIAKAADSQLYYRHSGGSFGCSSYCDFYPASRYGIVLLSNRGGGDVQYQLEQLAGVIRAALLGPFVGFASLERTLEASDYTDVPGSVAAARRQHPELHLNEDRLNEWGYRLLFAKRAPAAAAIFAYNATANPDSANAHDSYADALAAIEDKTRAIAEYERALKLNPGNDHSAEMLTKLRKGT, via the coding sequence ATGAAGCGAGAATGGCTACGGCGTGATCTGTTGAAAACAGTGCCCGCGTTGGCTTTCTCTACGACGTCCATGGGGCTTCGCGCCGCAGTGCCGGCCGACCCGATCGCCCCCCTGCTTGCCTCGTTCCTGAATGATGCGAAAGCTGATGGCATCTCCGTCGCGATCGTGCGCGATGGGGTGACGCAATATCACGATGCGGGTTTCGCGGTACGCGACGGCGCGCTCGCCAGTAGAGATAGCGTCTATGAAATCGGGTCGATCACCAAGACCTTTACCGGACTGATCCTGGCGCACGCGATCCAGGAGAAGCGTGTCGGGCTGAACGACGATATCCGCCGTTATCTGCCGTCCAGCTTCGACAATCTGGCCAAGGACGGGCGTCCGATCACCTTTGCCGACATCGTCACCACCACATCTGCCCTGCCGAACAATATCCCCGATTGGGGTGGGGGGCTGGGCAACTCGACGCCTGCCGAACTCCCGCTACGCGTCACGCAATTCTATCAGAATTACACGCCGTCGGACTTCCTCCGCGATCTCGCCAAGGTGGAGCTGATCGATACGCCTGCCCGGGAGACGCGCCATTCCAACACCGCGTCCGAACTGCTCGGCATCCTGTTGTCGCGGATCTACGGCCAGCCCTATCCGACCCTGGTCGCCCGCTATATCGAGAAGCCGCTCGGCATGCGTGGCGGCACCGGGCCGATCCCGCCCACGCGGCTCGCAATCGGCTATGATGAGAAGGCGATGCCGGCGCTGTCGCTGCCGATCATCCTGCCGGCGGGTGGTCTGCGTTATGGTACGGCGGATATGGCCCGCTATCTCCAAGCGCAAATTGCCGCGCGTGATGCTGCCGTCGCACGGACGCAGCAGCCGTTGTGGGGAACAACGGACCATCAGGCGATCGGCTTCCACTGGATCATCGCCAAGGCTGCCGACAGCCAGCTCTATTATCGCCATAGCGGTGGCAGCTTCGGCTGCTCCAGCTATTGCGATTTTTATCCGGCTTCGCGCTACGGCATCGTCCTGCTGAGCAATCGGGGCGGCGGCGATGTCCAGTATCAGTTGGAACAACTCGCCGGCGTGATCCGTGCTGCCTTGCTGGGGCCATTTGTCGGGTTTGCCTCGCTGGAACGCACGCTGGAGGCGAGCGACTATACCGATGTGCCGGGCAGCGTCGCAGCTGCGAGGCGCCAGCACCCCGAATTGCACCTGAACGAGGACCGGTTGAACGAATGGGGCTATCGCCTGCTCTTCGCCAAACGTGCGCCGGCGGCCGCCGCGATCTTCGCCTATAACGCCACGGCGAACCCGGACAGCGCGAACGCCCATGACAGCTATGCCGATGCGCTGGCAGCGATCGAGGACAAGACCCGGGCGATCGCGGAATATGAGCGCGCGCTAAAGCTGAACCCGGGCAATGACCATAGTGCCGAGATGCTGACAAAACTGCGTAAAGGCACGTAG